The following proteins are encoded in a genomic region of Fusarium keratoplasticum isolate Fu6.1 chromosome 9, whole genome shotgun sequence:
- a CDS encoding FMN hydroxy acid dehydrogenase domain-containing protein, which translates to MRTFTLLSPLIAAASAYEQWVNEPDTGLQTFLSASNWTEGSKPALKDIRGVPDFDFAARQVMTDQQYAFYRTAAAGEWAYRHNLEVWEKARLRPHQLASVTGLNETLGVSIFGHNFSAPIFISPAARGAYGDPDRAELNFVDAAAEEDILYVAALYASKTIEEIGAQRKKHDSTIFQQIYSNANLSVTWDAMKRAEAQGVKAFVWTIDAPATSTRHRAARYDTTNANGVTSVLSWELFEEIKSHTKLPIILKGITTTEDALKAVEKGADGIWLSNHGGRQVDYSPSPLEIAYELRRNAPEVFEKTEVLADSGVRYGSDVIKLLALGVKAVGLGRPFMYSNIYGVEGPKKLIQILKTEILADAAQIGINDLHNIPAKVLNTRALERDVYLINEN; encoded by the exons ATGCGTACCTTTACTCTCCTCTCGCCGCTCATCGCCGCGGCCTCTGCCTACGAGCAGTGGGTCAACGAGCCCGACACTGGTCTCCAGACCTTCCTCTCCGCGTCCAACTGGACCGAGGGATCCAAGCCTGCCCTTAAGGACATTCGCGGCGTCcccgactttgactttgctgCCCGCCAGGTCATGACTGACCAGCAGTACGCCTTCTACCGCACCGCTGCTGCCGGCGAGTGGG CCTACCGtcacaacctcgaggtctGGGAGAAGGCCAGACTCCGTCCTCACCAGCTTGCCAGCGTCACTGGTCTTAACGAGACCCTGGGCGTTAGCATCTTCGGCCACAACTTCAGTGcccccatcttcatctcgccTGCTGCCCGAGGTGCTTACGGTGACCCTGACCGTGCTGAGCTCAACTTTGTTGATGCCGCTGCTGAGGAAGACATTCTCTATGTC GCTGCTCTGTATGCCTCTAAGACTATTGAGGAGATCGGTGCGCAGCGCAAGAAGCATGACAGCACCATCTTCCAGCAG ATCTACTCCAACGCCAACCTTTCCGTCACCTGGGACGCCATGAAGCGTGCTGAGGCTCAGGGTGTCAAGGCCTTTGTCTGGACCATTGATGCTCCTGCCACCTCTACTCGTCACCGTGCTGCCCGCTACGATACCACCAACGC TAACGGTGTCACCTCTGTCCTGAGC TGGGAACTCTTCGAGGAGATCAAGTCTCACACCAAGCTCcccatcatcctcaagggcatcaccaccaccgaggacGCCCTTAAGGCTGTCGAGAAGGGTGCCGACGGCATCTGGCTCTCCAACCACGGTGGTCGTCAGGTCGACtactctccctctcccctcGAGATCGCCTACGAGCTCCGCCGCAACGCCCCCGAGGTCTTTGAGAAGACCGAGGTCCTAGCCGACAGCGGTGTCCGCTACGGCAGCGACGTCATCAAGCTGCTGGCCCTCGGTGTCAAGGCCGTCGGTCTGGGTCGCCC CTTCATGTACTCCAACATCTACGGTGTCGAGGGCCCCAAGAAGCTGatccagatcctcaagacTGAGATCCTTGCCGATGCTGCTCAGATCGGCATCAACGACCTCCACAACATCCCCGCCAAGGTG CTTAACACCCGTGCCCTTGAGCGCGATGTCTACCTCATCAACGAGAACTAA
- a CDS encoding APH domain-containing protein, with protein sequence MDNSQTPTLATFAVSRSRGKQPGDSLYLTRLRERRKAKGQARSSDESGSEDETEPGAVVLHKIFNRKVVLYPDNTVVKSGKRIAMGEADALRAAALAGIPVPPVHDAHTAPDGQVRIRMEYVQGERLDTLWPEMSVEQKKDIARQLRVIVDKMRSVVPPQDLISACDGSEIRDTRVHFTYHSPPCHDENAFNEFLLSGLYEDTPPLVREALSRRLRADHRIVFTHCDLTSRNILVQDEKIQGLVDWEDSGWYPEYWEYVKFFQRMADKDWKQYAEDIFPELYHDELVEFVAMSKWQNS encoded by the exons ATGGATAATTCACAAACCCCGACTTTAGCGACTTTCGCCGTGTCACGCTCACGCGGAAAACAGCCAGGTGATTCCCTCTACCTCACCAGGCTCagagagaggaggaaagcCAAGGGGCAGGCGAGGTCTTCGGATGAGTCTGGATCTGAAGATGAGACCGAGCCAG GAGCTGTGGTTTTGCACAAGATATTCAACCGGAAAGTCGTTCTGTACCCTGATAACACTGTCGTCAAATCTGGCAAACGCATAGCAATGGGTGAAGCCGATGCGCTCAGAGCCGCCGCCCTCGCTGGGATCCCGGTACCGCCTGTACACGACGCCCACACGGCCCCCGATGGCCAAGTACGGATACGGATGGAATACGTCCAAGGGGAAAGACTTGACACGCTGTGGCCCGAAATGTCGGTCGAGCAGAAAAAGGACATCGCCCGCCAGCTTCGAGTGATTGTCGACAAGATGAGATCTGTGGTACCTCCTCAGGACCTCATCAGTGCTTGCGACGGTAGCGAGATCCGAGATACCAGAGTGCACTTCACGTACCATTCCCCGCCATGTCATGACGAAAACGCCTTCAATGAGTTTCTGTTGTCAGGCCTCTACGAAGATACTCCCCCGCTAGTGCGAGAGGCACTTTCTCGGCGGTTGCGAGCCGACCATCGCATTGTCTTCACCCACTGCGATCTTACATCCAGGAACATCTTGGTCCAAGACGAGAAGATACAGGGCCTCGTGGATTGGGAGGATAGTGGCTGGTATCCTGAATACTGGGAGTATGTCAAGTTCTTCCAGAGGATGGCTGATAAGGACTGGAAGCAGTATGCCGAAGATATTTTTCCTGAATTGTATCACGACGAGTTGGTCGAGTTCGTGGCAATGTCAAAATGGCAGAATTCATAG
- a CDS encoding Beta-lactamase domain-containing protein has translation MLFKSTLLPLVLMLVGDGLAAKNNHCPPLGPVLPAPTSPSTNNAVKTAVKTLTEGLKALTGSFNNTAMSIGMVSLHEDEPILNLHHTPANLDARGVKEVDAHTVYRIGSVSKAFTVLAALKLSGVRMDDPVTKYLPRLRKLGKQQDKKNSITVVDWDRISLQALASHMGGIPADLATDLASFPIDWTKLGLPEAKDVLGCIGFSGVKACTVPDFWANFGKRSPVYSPWSSPIYSNVAFLILGLVIEEVSGQKFEDFVQEKVLDVAGMTSTTYTKPEDSVGAISPGDVYWNATLGILDPAGGYYSSTKDLLAFGSSILKNKQLTLKATHKWLKPVSFTTSRGMFLGAPWEIMRSDNVTSDERLVEFYTKGGDLGTYHALVAMIPDYDIVISILTGGPETSGGAVQLLFSQVVTTMLPAIEAAGKAQAKASFAGKYINKETNSTLVLEVDDEGPGLNIAKWTVRGTDVSSHWLNYLSAISSSLPEIQVSARLYPTDLAAGEKVAWRAAYDLGSPEEIAQADAQLFWKDASCLSWGMGDRAVHEFKALDEMVFTVEEGRSTGVELVGFQTILRRVG, from the exons ATGTTGTTCAAGTCGACTTTGCTtcccttggtgttgatgcttgttggtgatggcctcgctGCAAAGAACAACCACTGTCCTCCCCTAGGCCCAGTCCTCCCAGCGCCGACAAGTCCAAGCACCAACAATGCGGTCAAAACTGCCGTCAAGACTCTGACCGAAGGGCTCAAGGCTCTCACGGGGTCGTTTAACAACACGGCCATGTCAATCGGCATGGTGTCCCTTCATGAGGATGAGCCGATTCTCAATCTGCACCACACACCGGCGAATCTGGATGCGCGTGGAGTCAAAGAGGTTGACGCCCATACGGTGTATCGTATTGGAAGCGTTTCTAAGGCTTTTACTGTTCTTGCGGCGCTCAAGTTGTCGGGCGTGAGGATGGACGACCCTGTGACAAAGTATCTTCCTCGATTGCGAAAATTGGGCAAGCAGCAGGACAAGAAGAATAgcatcaccgtcgtcgatTGGGATCGTATTTCGCTACAGGCGTTGGCTTCGCACATGGGCGGTATCCCGGCGGACT TGGCTACTGATCTGGCGAGCTTCCCCATCGACTGGACCAAACTTGGTCTTCCCGAGGCAAAAGACGTCCTTGGGTGTATCGGCTTTAGTGGTGTCAAGGCCTGCACTGTACCTG ACTTTTGGGCCAACTTTGGCAAACGATCCCCGGTGTACTCACCCTGGAGCAGTCCGATCTACTCAAATGTCGCATTTCTGATTCTTGGATTGGTGATTGAAGAAGTCTCTGGGCAAAAGTTTGAGGATTTTGTTCAAGAGAAGGTACTTGACGTGGCCGGCATGACGAGCACGACTTACACCAAGCCTGAGGACTCTGTCGGGGCCATCAGTCCGGGTGACGTCTACTGGAACGCAACCTTGGGCATCCTAGACCC GGCTGGCGGTTATTACTCCTCCACCAAGGATCTCCTCGCATTCGGTTCATCCAtcctcaagaacaagcaaCTCACCCTTAAAGCCACCCACAAATGGCTCAAACCCGTTTCCTTCACCACTTCTCGCGGCATGTTCCTCGGCGCGCCGTGGGAGATTATGCGCTCCGACAACGTCACATCCGACGAGCGACTCGTCGAGTTCTACACCAAGGGCGGAGATTTGGGAACTTACCACGCGCTCGTCGCCATGATTCCAGACTATGACATTGTTATTAGTATTTTGACGGGCGGACCTGAGACTTCGGGTGGGGCTGTGCAGTTGCTCTTTTCGCAGGTTGTCACGACAATGTTGCCTGCGATTGAAGCTGCTGGCAAGGCACAAGCCAAGGCATCATTTGCTGGGAAGTACATCAACAAGGAGACTAATTCGACACTCGTTCTCGAagtcgatgatgaaggtCCAGGATTAAACATTGCAAAATGGACAGTTCGTGGCACAGACGTCAGTTCCCACTGGCTCAACTACCTCTCTGCCATCTCGTCAAGCCTCCCCGAGATCCAAGTCTCTGCGCGCCTGTACCCGACGGACCTGGCCGCAGGAGAAAAGGTCGCTTGGCGCGCTGCATACGATCTTGGATCACCGGAAGAGATCGCACAGGCGGATGCGCAACTGTTTTGGAAGGATGCGAGTTGCTTGTCGTGGGGGATGGGTGATAGGGCAGTGCATGAGTTTAAAGCGTTGGATGAGATGGTATTTAcagtggaggaggggagatcTACAGGCGTGGAATTGGTGGGGTTCCAGACGATCTTGCGGAGGGTGGGATGA